One genomic window of Nisaea sp. includes the following:
- a CDS encoding phosphoglycerate kinase: protein MPAYRTLEDIDARGRTVLLRVDLNVPMKDGAVTDATRIERAVPTIRALRSKGAKVVVLSHFGRPKGARVPEMSLAPIVAPLSSALGGDPVTFAEDCIGETAATAVGAMNNGDVLLLENLRFHAGEEKNAEDFTAALAKLGDVYVNDAFATAHRAHASTEGLARHLPAYAGLLMQAELEALGQALEAPKRPVVAVVGGAKVSTKLELLGNLLPKVDYLIIGGGMANTFLFAQGHEVGKSLAERDLAGTAREIITKAEQEGCTICLQTDCVVAGEFAAAAPSEVVPASDVPADKMILDAGPESVARFADVLRESETLVWNGPLGAFEITPFDAGTVSLARTAAELTDQGALLSVAGGGDTVAALVHAGVAERFSYVSTAGGAFLEWMEGKTLPGVAALMAGR, encoded by the coding sequence ATGCCAGCTTATCGCACTCTTGAAGATATTGACGCTCGCGGCCGGACTGTTTTGCTCCGGGTTGACCTGAACGTGCCGATGAAAGATGGCGCGGTGACGGATGCGACGAGGATCGAGCGGGCCGTGCCGACGATCCGGGCGCTTCGGAGCAAGGGCGCGAAAGTCGTGGTTCTGTCTCATTTCGGCCGCCCCAAGGGAGCCCGGGTTCCGGAAATGTCGCTGGCGCCGATCGTCGCGCCGCTGTCTTCGGCTCTTGGCGGCGATCCGGTCACCTTTGCGGAAGACTGTATTGGAGAGACGGCGGCGACGGCTGTCGGGGCCATGAACAATGGCGACGTGCTGCTGCTGGAAAACCTCCGCTTCCATGCCGGTGAGGAAAAGAACGCGGAAGATTTCACCGCAGCATTGGCAAAGCTGGGCGACGTTTATGTGAACGACGCCTTTGCCACGGCACATCGCGCCCATGCCTCGACCGAAGGCCTCGCCCGTCATCTGCCGGCTTATGCGGGCCTGTTGATGCAGGCCGAGCTGGAAGCGCTCGGTCAGGCGCTGGAAGCGCCGAAACGCCCAGTCGTTGCGGTTGTCGGCGGCGCCAAGGTTTCCACCAAGCTCGAACTGCTTGGCAATCTGCTGCCGAAGGTCGACTACCTGATCATCGGCGGCGGTATGGCGAACACCTTCCTCTTCGCCCAGGGCCATGAGGTCGGCAAATCTCTCGCTGAACGCGATCTGGCGGGCACTGCACGCGAGATCATTACAAAAGCGGAACAGGAAGGCTGCACCATCTGCCTGCAGACCGACTGCGTGGTCGCGGGTGAGTTCGCGGCGGCCGCGCCTTCAGAAGTTGTTCCTGCTTCCGATGTGCCGGCGGACAAGATGATCCTCGATGCCGGCCCGGAAAGCGTTGCCCGGTTCGCGGATGTTCTTAGGGAGAGTGAGACGTTGGTCTGGAACGGCCCGCTTGGCGCTTTCGAGATCACGCCGTTCGATGCCGGGACCGTGTCCCTCGCGCGGACGGCGGCCGAGCTGACCGATCAGGGCGCTCTGCTCAGCGTGGCCGGCGGCGGCGATACTGTGGCCGCTCTCGTTCATGCCGGGGTGGCGGAACGCTTCAGCTATGTCTCGACGGCGGGCGGTGCATTTCTTGAATGGATGGAAGGTAAAACCCTTCCCGGCGTGGCCGCTCTTATGGCTGGGCGCTGA
- a CDS encoding ABC transporter ATP-binding protein yields the protein MPIREIKSETGHLLAPTESDKAPVDSKKPILKVESLSKCFTIRQGSWLSSDESKVYALDDVSFEVLPGECLGLVGESGCGKTTLSKTIMRALTPDQGAVTYADQDGEIDVLGLDGDRLTDFRQKLQFVFQDPFSSLNPRMTVFDIVSEPLVIHGIGDDAYRREMVSELMKLVGLDARHLNRYPHSFSGGQRQRIGIARSLALKPRMLICDEPVSALDVSIQAQVLNLLKDLQEKLNLTYLFISHNLAVVDYIADRIAVMCAGRLVELAPREELFRNPVHPYTKALLRAVPDPSLDNPLDFESVMDSRCSIPSEWPAPFTVSEETHPRLIDLGDGHFVRADESALTLRLAS from the coding sequence GTGCCGATTCGCGAGATCAAGAGCGAAACCGGTCATTTGCTGGCGCCGACCGAGTCCGACAAGGCTCCGGTCGACAGCAAGAAGCCCATTCTGAAGGTCGAAAGCCTCTCGAAATGCTTCACCATCCGCCAGGGCTCATGGCTTTCCAGCGATGAATCGAAAGTCTATGCGCTGGATGACGTCAGCTTCGAGGTATTGCCGGGAGAATGTCTCGGCCTCGTCGGGGAATCCGGGTGCGGCAAGACAACCCTCAGCAAGACCATCATGCGGGCTCTCACGCCCGATCAGGGTGCCGTCACCTATGCGGATCAGGATGGCGAAATCGATGTGCTGGGGCTCGATGGCGATCGGCTGACCGATTTTCGCCAGAAGCTGCAGTTCGTCTTCCAGGATCCGTTCAGCTCCCTCAACCCGCGGATGACGGTGTTCGATATTGTCAGCGAGCCGCTGGTTATTCACGGTATCGGGGACGATGCCTATCGGCGCGAGATGGTGTCGGAGCTGATGAAGCTGGTCGGTCTCGATGCCCGGCACCTGAACCGGTATCCGCACAGCTTCTCCGGCGGTCAGCGTCAGCGTATCGGCATCGCCCGGTCACTTGCCCTGAAACCGCGCATGCTGATCTGCGACGAGCCGGTCTCCGCGCTGGATGTCTCGATCCAGGCGCAGGTCCTCAACCTGCTGAAGGATCTGCAGGAAAAGCTGAACCTCACCTATCTGTTCATCTCCCACAATCTGGCGGTGGTCGATTACATCGCCGACAGGATCGCGGTGATGTGTGCTGGTCGTCTCGTCGAGCTGGCACCGCGCGAGGAGCTGTTCCGTAATCCGGTGCATCCCTATACCAAGGCGCTGCTCCGGGCGGTTCCGGATCCGAGCCTCGACAATCCGCTTGATTTCGAATCCGTAATGGATAGCCGCTGCTCGATCCCGTCCGAATGGCCGGCGCCGTTTACGGTCAGCGAGGAAACCCATCCGCGTCTGATCGATCTTGGCGACGGGCATTTTGTGCGGGCTGACGAGTCGGCCCTGACGCTGAGGCTGGCATCGTGA
- a CDS encoding NUDIX hydrolase, which translates to MAVDRSELKGPVTKLVPEGDERERLVCTDCGFINYINPKIVVGAVVTWEDKFLLCKRAIEPRIGYWTLPAGFMEEGESTQDGAVREAWEEANARIEIGPLLGVYNIPRISQVQMIYRARLLSPDVSPGIESEDVGLFTWDEIPWDEIAFPTVHWAFAHYRETLGQGEFAPRSEMPMGV; encoded by the coding sequence ATGGCCGTGGACCGGTCGGAACTGAAAGGCCCGGTAACGAAACTTGTACCGGAAGGGGATGAGCGGGAGCGGCTGGTCTGCACCGATTGCGGCTTCATCAATTACATCAATCCAAAAATCGTCGTCGGGGCGGTGGTCACCTGGGAGGACAAGTTCCTCTTGTGCAAGCGGGCGATCGAGCCGCGGATCGGTTACTGGACCCTGCCGGCGGGTTTCATGGAAGAGGGCGAGTCGACCCAAGACGGCGCCGTACGGGAAGCCTGGGAAGAGGCCAATGCCCGGATCGAGATTGGCCCGCTGCTCGGCGTCTACAACATCCCCCGGATCAGCCAGGTGCAGATGATCTACCGCGCTCGCCTGCTCTCACCGGATGTCTCACCCGGCATTGAATCGGAGGATGTCGGTCTTTTCACCTGGGACGAGATCCCGTGGGACGAGATCGCTTTCCCGACGGTGCATTGGGCGTTTGCGCATTACCGGGAAACGCTGGGCCAGGGCGAATTCGCGCCGCGCTCCGAAATGCCGATGGGTGTTTGA
- a CDS encoding ABC transporter substrate-binding protein, with translation MKHWYALSVFLIALLMTTVPGFAVEVPSLEERVSAGELPPMADRLPEPPLTLDFEARGTELGQYGGTLRMLMSRSKDTRQMTVYGYARLVSYQPGDYEFFADILEDFVVEDERVFTFTLRRNHRWSDGHPFTAEDFRYFWEDVANNPDLSPAGPPSVMMVDGEAPLFQMIDERTVRYSWSRPNPDFLPALAKASPLYIYRPAHYLKPMHVAYAKPDEMAKRVEDAKQRNWAAMHNKMDNLYRMDNPDLPVLQPWKVTGNANSTRFRFERNPYFHRVDPKGRQLPYIDEVIFDIASPGLIPAKAGAGDTDLQARYLSFDDYTFLKEAEDRFPFRTRLWRTAKGAHMALFPNLNAIDPVWRELFRDVRFRRALSLAVNRYEINQVIYYGLAYEGNNTVLPASPLYQKDYQTRWAIFDLKRANALLDEIGLKRGEDGLRLLPDGRPMELIVETAGESTEQTDVLSLIHDSWLEAGIKIFTRPSQRNVFRNRIFSGETLMSVWFGAENGLATALNSPQDFVPYSQQQLQWPKWGQFIETGGMSGEATDMGPAKRLEELYVIWRDASTRSVKKGAWEEILQINADQVFTIGLISGVLQPVVVSNALHNVPEEAVYNWDPGAHFGVYLPDTFWFDETSATNASVD, from the coding sequence GTGAAACACTGGTATGCACTCTCGGTCTTCTTAATCGCTTTGCTGATGACAACGGTGCCGGGTTTCGCCGTTGAGGTGCCCTCTCTTGAAGAGCGCGTGTCCGCCGGTGAGTTGCCACCGATGGCCGACCGGCTGCCGGAGCCGCCGCTGACATTGGATTTCGAGGCCCGTGGCACGGAGCTCGGTCAGTATGGCGGCACGCTCCGCATGCTGATGTCGCGGAGCAAGGACACGCGGCAGATGACGGTCTACGGCTATGCCCGTCTCGTCAGCTACCAGCCCGGTGATTACGAGTTCTTTGCGGATATTCTTGAGGATTTCGTTGTTGAGGACGAGCGTGTCTTCACCTTCACCCTGCGCAGGAATCACCGCTGGTCCGATGGCCACCCGTTCACGGCAGAGGATTTCCGCTATTTCTGGGAAGACGTGGCGAACAACCCGGACCTGTCGCCGGCCGGCCCACCAAGCGTCATGATGGTGGATGGTGAGGCGCCGCTGTTTCAGATGATCGACGAGCGCACGGTGCGCTATTCTTGGTCGAGGCCGAACCCGGATTTCCTGCCGGCGCTGGCCAAGGCGAGCCCGCTCTACATCTACCGCCCTGCCCATTATCTGAAGCCTATGCATGTTGCCTACGCAAAACCGGACGAAATGGCCAAGCGGGTGGAGGACGCCAAGCAGCGGAACTGGGCGGCCATGCACAACAAGATGGACAATCTCTACCGGATGGATAATCCGGACCTGCCGGTGCTGCAGCCTTGGAAAGTAACTGGAAACGCGAACTCGACGCGGTTCCGGTTCGAGCGTAATCCCTACTTCCACCGGGTCGACCCGAAAGGCCGCCAGCTGCCCTATATCGACGAAGTGATCTTCGACATTGCCAGCCCGGGACTGATTCCGGCCAAGGCGGGCGCGGGCGATACGGACTTGCAGGCCCGCTATCTTTCCTTCGACGATTATACTTTCCTGAAAGAAGCGGAAGACCGGTTCCCGTTCCGCACGCGGCTCTGGCGCACGGCCAAGGGTGCGCATATGGCGCTGTTTCCCAATCTCAATGCTATCGATCCGGTCTGGCGTGAGCTGTTTCGGGATGTTCGGTTCCGCCGTGCCCTGTCGCTCGCCGTCAACCGGTACGAGATCAACCAGGTGATCTATTACGGTCTTGCCTATGAGGGGAACAACACGGTTCTGCCGGCCTCGCCGCTTTACCAGAAGGATTACCAGACCCGCTGGGCGATATTCGATCTGAAGCGGGCGAATGCTCTGCTGGACGAGATAGGCCTGAAGCGCGGCGAGGATGGCCTGCGGCTGTTGCCGGACGGTCGACCGATGGAGTTGATTGTCGAGACGGCGGGGGAAAGTACGGAACAGACCGACGTCCTGTCGCTGATCCACGATTCCTGGCTGGAGGCTGGCATCAAGATCTTTACCAGGCCGTCCCAGCGGAACGTCTTCCGTAACCGGATCTTTTCCGGAGAGACATTGATGTCCGTCTGGTTCGGAGCAGAGAACGGTTTGGCGACGGCGCTGAACAGCCCGCAGGATTTCGTTCCGTATTCCCAACAACAATTGCAGTGGCCGAAATGGGGCCAGTTCATCGAGACCGGCGGCATGTCCGGCGAAGCGACGGATATGGGACCGGCAAAGCGGCTGGAAGAGCTTTACGTGATCTGGCGCGATGCCTCGACACGGTCCGTGAAGAAAGGCGCCTGGGAAGAGATCCTGCAGATCAACGCCGACCAGGTCTTCACCATCGGGCTGATTTCCGGCGTGCTGCAGCCAGTCGTGGTTTCGAATGCGCTCCACAACGTGCCGGAGGAAGCCGTCTATAACTGGGATCCGGGGGCCCATTTCGGGGTCTATTTGCCGGATACCTTCTGGTTCGACGAGACGTCGGCCACGAATGCAAGTGTGGATTAG
- the mtaB gene encoding tRNA (N(6)-L-threonylcarbamoyladenosine(37)-C(2))-methylthiotransferase MtaB, whose amino-acid sequence MTDDNSDGREKARPVETFGCRLNAYESEVIRDHLVRAGREDVVVINTCAVTKEAERQARQAIRKARRANPDAEIVVTGCAAQINPDAYAAMDEVSRVVGNEEKLKAETWNSPGEAKILVNDIMSVKETAPHLVAGLEGRARAFVQVQQGCDHRCTFCIIPFGRGNSRSVPMGEVVRQVRELVTNGYREIVLTGVDITSYGGDLPGKPELGQMVRRLLAQVPELPRLRLSSIDAVEIDDDLLRLVRDEPRLMPHLHVSLQAGDDMILKRMKRRHNRSDIITFCRDMRAARPDVAFGADIIAGFPTETEEMFANSLALVEECGLSYIHVFPYSARPGTPAARMPQVPGPVRKERAARLRAAGERSLATFLDGLVGSTQSALVEKPGLARAENFAPVRIEGGIAGELLSVRITGTDGTHLLGQIERKSAA is encoded by the coding sequence ATGACTGACGACAATTCGGATGGACGCGAAAAGGCCCGGCCGGTCGAGACTTTCGGCTGCCGGCTGAACGCGTATGAGTCCGAGGTGATCCGCGACCATCTCGTCCGTGCCGGGCGGGAGGATGTTGTCGTCATCAACACCTGCGCCGTCACCAAGGAAGCCGAGCGTCAGGCCCGGCAGGCTATCCGCAAGGCCCGCCGCGCCAATCCGGACGCCGAGATTGTGGTCACCGGCTGCGCCGCGCAGATCAACCCGGATGCCTATGCCGCGATGGACGAGGTCAGCCGGGTGGTCGGCAATGAGGAAAAGCTCAAGGCCGAGACCTGGAATTCTCCCGGCGAAGCGAAGATCCTCGTGAACGACATCATGAGCGTGAAGGAGACCGCGCCCCATCTGGTGGCCGGTCTCGAAGGACGTGCCCGGGCCTTCGTACAGGTCCAGCAAGGCTGCGACCATCGCTGCACCTTCTGTATCATCCCCTTCGGGCGCGGCAACAGCCGCTCAGTGCCGATGGGAGAGGTTGTCCGTCAGGTGCGTGAGCTGGTCACGAACGGCTATCGCGAGATCGTGCTGACCGGCGTCGACATCACCTCCTACGGCGGCGACCTGCCGGGCAAGCCGGAGCTGGGCCAAATGGTCCGCCGCCTGCTGGCCCAGGTGCCGGAACTGCCGCGCCTGCGTCTCTCCTCCATCGACGCGGTGGAGATCGACGACGATCTGCTGCGACTGGTCCGGGACGAGCCGCGCCTGATGCCGCATCTCCATGTCAGCCTGCAAGCAGGCGACGACATGATCCTGAAGCGGATGAAGCGCCGGCATAACCGTTCCGATATCATTACATTCTGCCGCGACATGCGCGCGGCCCGTCCGGACGTCGCCTTCGGCGCGGACATCATCGCCGGCTTCCCGACCGAGACGGAGGAGATGTTCGCCAACAGTCTCGCCCTGGTCGAGGAATGCGGCCTCTCCTACATCCACGTCTTTCCTTATTCCGCCCGGCCCGGCACCCCTGCCGCCCGCATGCCGCAAGTTCCCGGTCCCGTCCGCAAGGAACGCGCGGCCCGGCTGCGCGCCGCCGGCGAACGCTCCCTTGCCACCTTCCTTGACGGGCTTGTCGGAAGCACACAGTCGGCGCTGGTCGAAAAACCCGGCCTTGCCCGAGCGGAGAATTTCGCGCCGGTGCGGATCGAGGGCGGCATCGCGGGCGAGCTTCTGTCTGTCCGCATCACCGGGACGGACGGCACCCATCTTCTTGGACAGATCGAACGGAAATCCGCCGCATGA
- a CDS encoding polysaccharide deacetylase family protein, translating to MTGSAGAGGLLRELDRWASDRLTATIWWRDDDLQRPTPALEPLLAMADATGWAPGLAVVPEGADTDALAARLTGTGAELLVHGFAHRNHAAAGEKKSEFPASRPLSDSCRDAREGLTRLRQALPDRLLPCFVPPWNRIAPDLVDCLTDGGFTGLSTFGPRHALEAAPGLRRVNTHIDVIDWRGTRNFVGTGAVAAALASHLEARRSGRVDAEEPSGLLTHHLVMVDEDWRALETLALELKSHAAVDLIAPRDCFCL from the coding sequence ATGACTGGTTCTGCTGGAGCAGGGGGGCTTCTGCGGGAGCTGGATCGCTGGGCCTCTGACCGACTGACCGCCACGATCTGGTGGCGGGACGATGATCTGCAGCGCCCGACCCCGGCCCTGGAGCCGTTGCTTGCAATGGCTGATGCAACCGGATGGGCGCCAGGTCTTGCTGTTGTGCCCGAGGGCGCTGATACAGACGCTCTGGCGGCTCGCCTGACAGGAACGGGCGCGGAGCTTCTGGTCCATGGTTTCGCCCATCGCAATCACGCGGCAGCGGGTGAAAAGAAATCCGAATTCCCGGCGTCACGGCCGCTCTCGGACAGCTGCCGGGATGCCAGGGAGGGGCTCACCCGGCTTCGGCAAGCACTTCCAGACCGGTTGCTCCCTTGTTTCGTTCCGCCATGGAACCGAATTGCGCCGGATCTGGTGGACTGCCTCACCGATGGCGGCTTCACAGGGCTGTCGACTTTTGGCCCGCGCCATGCGCTGGAAGCCGCGCCCGGCCTGCGCCGCGTTAACACCCATATCGATGTCATCGACTGGCGCGGTACACGGAATTTTGTCGGGACAGGTGCCGTGGCGGCTGCTTTGGCCAGTCATCTTGAAGCGCGCCGGAGCGGCCGGGTGGATGCTGAGGAGCCAAGCGGACTTTTGACGCATCATCTGGTAATGGTGGATGAAGATTGGCGCGCGCTTGAGACTCTGGCGCTGGAACTGAAGTCCCATGCGGCCGTTGACCTGATCGCGCCACGTGACTGTTTTTGTCTATAG
- a CDS encoding ABC transporter permease gives MLTYLARRILIMVPTLIAISIITFIIIQLPPGDYLTTMINEMQSQGENVDQSKIDALRAQYGLDRPMYVQYFHWATGLLQGDYGYSFEYQLPVADVVGDRVFLTFVLNFATIIFIWVVAFPIGIYSATHQYSLGDYSLTFLGFIGLAVPNFLLALILLYLANIWFGTSIGGLMDPKYLDQPWSGEKVMSVLEHLWVPVVVIGTSGTAAMIRRLRANLLDELQKQYVVTARAKGLHPFKALMKYPLRMSLNPFIADIGNMLPQVISGSAVVAMVLSLPTTGPMLIGALQSQDMYLAGSFLMFLAMLTVIGMFISDLLLAVLDPRIRLGGGTNR, from the coding sequence ATGCTGACTTACCTGGCCCGCCGCATTCTGATCATGGTGCCGACGCTGATCGCCATCAGCATCATTACCTTCATCATCATCCAGCTGCCGCCCGGCGATTATCTCACCACGATGATCAACGAGATGCAGAGCCAGGGCGAGAATGTCGATCAGTCCAAGATCGACGCTCTGCGTGCGCAATACGGTCTCGACCGGCCGATGTATGTGCAATATTTCCACTGGGCGACAGGTCTGCTGCAGGGCGATTACGGCTATTCCTTCGAATACCAGCTTCCCGTCGCGGACGTGGTCGGCGACCGGGTGTTCCTGACGTTCGTGCTGAATTTCGCCACCATTATCTTCATCTGGGTGGTGGCTTTCCCGATCGGTATCTATTCGGCGACCCACCAGTACAGCCTCGGCGATTACAGTCTGACCTTTCTCGGTTTCATCGGCCTCGCCGTGCCGAACTTCCTGCTCGCGCTGATCCTGCTCTATCTCGCCAATATCTGGTTCGGAACCTCCATCGGCGGCCTGATGGATCCGAAATATCTCGACCAGCCATGGAGCGGTGAGAAGGTGATGTCGGTGCTGGAGCATCTCTGGGTGCCTGTCGTCGTCATCGGCACCTCCGGAACCGCGGCGATGATCCGGCGGTTGAGGGCCAACCTGCTTGACGAGCTGCAGAAGCAATATGTCGTCACGGCGCGGGCCAAGGGCCTGCACCCCTTCAAGGCACTGATGAAATATCCGCTGCGGATGTCGTTGAACCCCTTTATCGCGGATATCGGCAACATGTTGCCCCAAGTGATTTCCGGTTCTGCCGTGGTCGCCATGGTGCTGTCCCTGCCGACCACCGGCCCGATGCTGATCGGCGCGTTGCAGAGCCAGGATATGTACCTTGCCGGCTCCTTCCTGATGTTCCTGGCGATGCTGACTGTGATCGGCATGTTTATCTCCGATCTGCTGCTGGCGGTCCTTGATCCGCGTATCAGGCTCGGTGGAGGGACGAACCGATGA
- the dapF gene encoding diaminopimelate epimerase codes for MRQIEFLKMHGLGNDFVVLDGRLPGPALAVADYRAIGDRRRGVGYDQFLTIEAAKNGGDAFMRIHNPDGSEAGACGNGTRCVAGLVMDELDKNRIDLETIAGTLVCERVEGGRVRVDMGPARLDAAAIPLSVETDTLSVEIPDAPFTGACCVNMGNPHAVFFVDDVDAIPLTEVGPKLELHPIFPDRANIEFAEIRGPELIRMRVWERGAGITEACGSGACAVLVAAARKGLTGRKADVELDGGTLTIEWREDGHVLMTGPVATSFRGTLDLDKLT; via the coding sequence ATGAGACAGATCGAATTCCTCAAGATGCATGGCCTCGGCAACGATTTCGTCGTACTCGACGGCCGCCTTCCCGGCCCCGCCCTCGCGGTCGCGGACTATCGCGCCATCGGCGACCGGCGGCGCGGCGTCGGCTATGACCAGTTCCTCACCATCGAGGCAGCGAAGAACGGCGGCGACGCCTTCATGCGCATCCATAACCCGGACGGCAGCGAGGCCGGCGCCTGCGGCAACGGCACGCGCTGCGTCGCGGGTCTGGTGATGGATGAACTCGACAAGAACCGGATCGATCTCGAAACAATTGCCGGCACGCTGGTCTGCGAGCGGGTCGAGGGCGGCCGTGTCCGGGTGGATATGGGACCGGCGCGGCTCGATGCCGCCGCCATCCCGCTTTCGGTCGAGACCGACACGCTGAGTGTCGAAATCCCGGACGCACCCTTTACCGGCGCCTGCTGCGTCAATATGGGCAATCCGCATGCCGTCTTCTTCGTCGATGACGTGGATGCGATCCCGCTCACCGAGGTCGGCCCGAAGCTGGAACTGCACCCGATCTTCCCGGACCGCGCGAATATCGAGTTTGCCGAGATTCGCGGGCCGGAACTGATCCGCATGCGGGTCTGGGAGCGCGGTGCGGGCATCACCGAGGCCTGCGGGTCTGGCGCCTGCGCGGTGCTGGTGGCTGCCGCGCGCAAGGGCCTGACCGGACGCAAGGCGGATGTGGAACTGGACGGCGGCACCCTCACCATCGAGTGGCGCGAGGATGGCCATGTGCTGATGACCGGGCCGGTCGCCACCAGCTTCCGCGGCACGCTCGACCTCGATAAGTTGACCTGA
- a CDS encoding ABC transporter permease: MSISSADGPRTDHYVNREPFDPNSDTVLTPEQERYYMASQWQMMWWKLKRHRVAVISGLFLIFLYLSTIVSEMIAPYGLATRHTDHIYAPPQPVHLFHEGSFVGPFVYGLDYTLNMRNLKREYRDNPEKVDKLRFFCSGDDYKFWGMVEMDFHLICPAEGGTFFLLGTDRLGRDMFSRIIYGTRISLTVGLIGIAVSFVLGIVIGGMAGYYGGWIDSLTQRVIEVIRSFPELPLWMALSAALPVTWSPILIYFGITIILGLLDWTGLARAVRSKLLALREEDFAVAAQLMGAKPKRIIGRHLLPSFMSHLIASATLSIPSMILGETALSFLGLGLRPPITSWGVLLTEAQNINAVELYPWIMTPVVPVILVVLAFNFFGDGLRDAADPYK, translated from the coding sequence ATGAGTATTTCTTCCGCCGACGGGCCGCGTACCGACCACTACGTCAACCGGGAGCCGTTCGATCCGAATTCGGACACGGTGCTGACGCCGGAGCAGGAACGCTATTACATGGCGTCCCAGTGGCAGATGATGTGGTGGAAGCTGAAGCGCCACCGGGTCGCGGTCATCTCCGGGCTGTTTCTTATTTTCCTCTACCTTTCGACCATCGTCAGCGAGATGATCGCGCCCTATGGCCTGGCCACCCGGCACACGGATCATATCTATGCCCCGCCGCAGCCGGTGCATCTTTTCCATGAGGGCAGCTTTGTCGGGCCGTTTGTCTACGGGCTCGACTACACGCTGAACATGCGCAACCTGAAGCGGGAATACAGGGACAATCCGGAGAAGGTGGACAAGCTGCGCTTCTTCTGCAGCGGCGACGACTACAAGTTCTGGGGCATGGTGGAGATGGATTTCCACCTGATCTGCCCGGCTGAGGGCGGGACGTTCTTCCTGCTTGGCACCGACCGGCTTGGCCGCGACATGTTCTCGCGGATCATCTACGGCACCCGGATCTCGCTCACCGTTGGCCTGATCGGTATTGCCGTCAGCTTCGTGCTCGGTATCGTGATTGGCGGTATGGCCGGCTATTACGGCGGCTGGATCGACAGCCTGACCCAACGGGTGATCGAGGTGATCCGGTCTTTCCCGGAACTGCCGCTCTGGATGGCGCTCTCTGCCGCCCTGCCGGTGACCTGGAGCCCGATCCTGATCTATTTCGGGATCACCATCATTCTCGGCCTGCTGGACTGGACCGGACTTGCACGTGCGGTTCGCTCCAAGCTGCTGGCCCTGCGCGAGGAGGATTTCGCGGTCGCCGCCCAGCTTATGGGCGCGAAGCCGAAACGGATCATCGGGCGGCACCTGCTGCCAAGCTTTATGAGCCACCTGATCGCCTCGGCGACGCTGTCGATCCCGTCGATGATTCTGGGCGAGACGGCGTTGAGTTTCCTTGGTCTCGGACTGCGCCCGCCTATCACCTCCTGGGGGGTGCTGCTGACGGAAGCGCAGAACATAAACGCGGTGGAACTCTACCCCTGGATCATGACGCCGGTGGTGCCGGTGATCCTCGTTGTTCTGGCATTCAACTTCTTTGGTGACGGCCTGCGCGACGCAGCCGATCCCTATAAGTAG
- the ftsY gene encoding signal recognition particle-docking protein FtsY, with product MSDELGEGGERRGWFRRLKDGLAKSSSKLVGGISGVFTTKRLDEASLEELEDVLITADLGIETSARLIASLSKAKFGKDVTDEEVRTSFAEEIAEILRPAARPLDVATGRKPHIVLMVGVNGSGKTTTIGKLAKQFKDRGLSVMMAAGDTFRAAAIEQLQVWGERTGTPVIAKAQGSDAAALAFDAINEAKAAGADVLLIDTAGRLQNRAELMEELAKVIRVIRKQDETAPHDCVLVLDGTVGQNAHNQVKAFKEMVEVSGLVITKLDGSTRGGVVVALADQFELPVHAVGVGESADDLQPFDADRFARDLMGLD from the coding sequence ATGAGTGACGAGTTGGGTGAGGGCGGAGAGCGCCGGGGCTGGTTCCGGCGCCTGAAGGACGGGCTTGCCAAGTCCTCTTCAAAACTGGTTGGCGGCATTTCCGGTGTCTTCACGACCAAACGGCTGGACGAAGCCAGCCTGGAAGAGCTGGAAGACGTCCTGATCACTGCCGATCTGGGTATCGAGACATCCGCCCGGCTGATCGCCAGCCTCTCGAAGGCGAAGTTCGGCAAGGACGTCACCGACGAAGAGGTCCGGACGTCATTTGCCGAGGAAATTGCGGAAATCCTCCGCCCGGCCGCCAGGCCGCTCGATGTCGCCACCGGCCGGAAGCCGCATATCGTCCTCATGGTCGGTGTGAACGGCAGCGGCAAGACCACGACCATCGGCAAGTTGGCCAAGCAATTCAAGGATCGCGGCCTCTCGGTGATGATGGCCGCTGGCGACACCTTCCGCGCCGCCGCCATAGAGCAGCTTCAGGTCTGGGGAGAGCGCACCGGCACGCCGGTCATTGCCAAAGCGCAAGGATCAGACGCCGCCGCCCTCGCCTTCGACGCCATCAACGAGGCAAAAGCCGCCGGTGCGGACGTGCTGCTGATCGACACGGCCGGGCGCCTGCAAAACCGGGCCGAGCTGATGGAAGAGCTGGCCAAGGTGATCCGGGTCATCCGCAAGCAGGATGAGACGGCGCCGCACGATTGCGTGCTGGTGCTCGACGGAACAGTCGGCCAGAACGCACACAATCAGGTCAAGGCGTTCAAGGAAATGGTCGAGGTCAGCGGCCTCGTCATCACCAAGCTCGACGGCAGCACGCGGGGCGGCGTGGTGGTGGCATTGGCGGATCAGTTCGAGCTGCCCGTCCATGCCGTCGGCGTCGGCGAAAGCGCGGACGATCTGCAACCGTTCGACGCAGATCGTTTCGCCCGCGATCTGATGGGATTGGACTAG